Genomic segment of Candidatus Methanosuratincola sp.:
ACGCCACCATGTCTATAGGATTCCTCTTCGACCAGAACTCGGGAAGAACCGCGTCTGCAACCTCAAAAACCGCTTCAGGGAGCGGGGGCAGTACCATCCCACTCATCTCAATGGCATCAGCGCATTCTATCCCCCACCCCCCTCCAGTCGTAACCACGGCAGCAGATCGGCCTAGCGGCAGGGGTAGGCTTGAGAATGCGAAGGATATGCGGAAGAGTTCCCCGGGATCCCTCGCCCTGGTCACTGAGAACTGCCTGAATATGCCATCAATAATCCTGTCCTCAACCGCCATTGCGCCCGTGTGGGACGAGGCGGCTGCAACGCCCGCAGAGGTCACCCCCACCTTCATAGCCACAACGGGCTTCCTCATAGTGCAGGAGGACAAGGAGGAGACGAGCGCCCGCCCATCCCGGACCGACTCCAAGTAAAGCGTGACCACCTGCGTGCTCTCGTCATCTCCAAAATACTCGAGAAGCTCTGGTGTGGAGAGGTCAGCCTCGTTTCCAATACTCACAAAATTGCTGAATCCAACCCCGTGCTCCTTTGCCCAAGCCAGGACGGTCGTGCCGACGGCGCCGCTCTGGGATACAAACGAGATGCCTCCCTTCGGTGGGACGAGGGAGGTGAATGTAGAGACGAGATCCGAGTAGGAGCTGTAAATCCCCATGCAGTTGGGACCTATAATCCGGAGGGCCCGCGCCCTTGCCTCTTGGACCATCTTGCGCTCAAGCTCAGAACGGCCCGACTCCCCGAACCCGGCTGAGACTACTATTGCGAACTTCACGCCCTTTTCCCCGCACTCGATTACCGCGTTATATGCCAAGCTACTGGGGAGGGCGATCACTGCCAAATCGATCCCCTCAGGCAGTTCACCCACGGATCTGTGG
This window contains:
- a CDS encoding CoA-binding protein; this encodes MGHSLERLFSPHSVCIVGASRDPEAWGHVLLRNLLNGGFGGKIYAVNPRADEVLGVRCHRSVGELPEGIDLAVIALPSSLAYNAVIECGEKGVKFAIVVSAGFGESGRSELERKMVQEARARALRIIGPNCMGIYSSYSDLVSTFTSLVPPKGGISFVSQSGAVGTTVLAWAKEHGVGFSNFVSIGNEADLSTPELLEYFGDDESTQVVTLYLESVRDGRALVSSLSSCTMRKPVVAMKVGVTSAGVAAASSHTGAMAVEDRIIDGIFRQFSVTRARDPGELFRISFAFSSLPLPLGRSAAVVTTGGGWGIECADAIEMSGMVLPPLPEAVFEVADAVLPEFWSKRNPIDMVASPDPFSYARILEAVLKSPEFDMAFLLGFGTIGSIAMPSLIRSELGAAKEISELVRATNKPLFVVDLLGPSQSAASRAFIKAGVPVFPNASSAVEAASAMVRYSEFRRRKGFRT